The following coding sequences lie in one Mercenaria mercenaria strain notata chromosome 5, MADL_Memer_1, whole genome shotgun sequence genomic window:
- the LOC123558167 gene encoding uncharacterized protein F54H12.2-like, protein MEDFHKEELSLFTTPPATTAVQSREWITYRPVNQVTTLSALEFNIPDTGNVGTNDGKTGNNNGLFYRCALFKGSTIVEMEGPLHIDLFQQPKFLINGVAVGIKLHLYRDAFTLITDSPSPDYRVKIADAHFKLCIQRMKSDVLVAHDNLIQGMSAIYPYLRTEIKTTSIASGQFSYSADDIFQGLVPCKLIVGLVPSAAFNGDYAHNPFNFKHYNCSSIGLYVDGQSVPSQQMQPNYSADQYTECYRTLTLFRNDINISVQDYKKGYCLYVIDVDPYYSFSTKRKGHCRLEIKFAEALPESVTLIMYATFPEVLYINSARGVYFK, encoded by the exons atggaagattttcataaagaaGAGTTGTCTTTGTTCACTACACCCCCAGCAACCACGGCAGTACAATCGAGAGAGTGGATCACTTATCGTCCAGTAAATCAAGTCACCACCTTATCGGCACTCGAATTTAACATACCCG ATACCGGAAACGTTGGCACCAATGACGGTAAAACAGGAAATAATAACGGGTTGTTTTACAGATGTGCGCTATTTAAAGGCAGTACAATTGTGGAAATGGAAGGACCATTACATATCGATTTGTTTCAACAACCCAAGTTTCTCATCAATGGAGTCGCTGTAGGCATTAAACTACATCTTTACCGCGACGCCTTCACATTAATCACTGACAGCCCTTCTCCTGACTATCGCGTAAAAATAGCGGACGCTCATTTCAAACTCTGTATTCAGCGGATGAAAAGTGACGTATTAGTAGCGCACGACAATCTCATTCAAGGCATGTCAGCCATTTACCCTTACTTACGCACAGAGATCAAGACGACGTCCATTGCTTCGGGTCAATTTAGTTACAGCGCTGACGATATATTTCAAGGACTGGTTCCATGTAAACTGATAGTAGGCCTGGTTCCTAGTGCGGCATTTAATGGCGATTACGCGCACAACCCATTCAACTTCAAGCATTATAACTGTAGTTCCATAGGCCTATACGTCGATGGACAATCGGTACCTTCACAACAGATGCAACCAAATTATTCGGCGGATCAATACACGGAGTGTTACAGAACTTTGACTCTGTTTAGGAACGACATTAACATTTCGGTCCAAGATTATAAGAAGGGATATTGTCTGTACGTTATTGATGTAGATCCTTACTACTCGTTTAGCACTAAAAGGAAGGGACATTGTCGACTAGAAATCAAATTTGCTGAGGCATTACCAGAGAGTGTGACACTGATTATGTACGCCACCTTCCCAGAAGTACTGTATATCAACAGTGCCAGGGGCGtctatttcaaatga
- the LOC123558168 gene encoding uncharacterized protein LOC123558168, whose amino-acid sequence MIITNVVFSVHLDCAIDLRRLCYRISNARYDPRTFPGLIWQHKTIGGNCLVFSNGVISCNGKATSIQEGRQRLRRYARRIQRLGYTVCLKDIKCLTVSASHTLSTALDLNLLVKERQIVYEPELFSAVNLKYDGINCCCFHSGKVVITGIKDHAQLDDAVYPVLIELELYTRKKE is encoded by the coding sequence ATGATTATCACAAACGTTGTGTTCAGTGTCCATTTGGACTGCGCTATTGACTTGAGGCGTTTGTGTTATCGTATATCAAACGCTCGTTACGATCCTAGAACATTTCCAGGACTGATCTGGCAACACAAGACCATAGGAGGAAATTGCTTAGTCTTCTCCAACGGAGTTATCAGCTGTAATGGAAAAGCGACCAGTATTCAGGAGGGACGTCAAAGACTACGACGTTATGCCAGACGTATACAGCGATTAGGGTATACGGTGTGTCTGAAAGATATCAAATGTCTAACAGTGTCAGCCAGTCACACCTTAAGTACCGCCTTAGACCTAAATCTGTTGGTAAAAGAAAGACAGATCGTGTATGAACCTGAACTATTTTCAGCGGTGAATTTAAAATATGATGGAAtcaattgttgttgttttcacaGCGGTAAAGTGGTCATAACTGGAATCAAAGATCACGCTCAACTAGATGATGCGGTCTACCCAGTCTTAATTGAACTGGAACTCTACACGCGTAAGAAGGAGTGA
- the LOC123558169 gene encoding E3 ubiquitin-protein ligase XIAP-like has protein sequence MNVLDCTPMNRNMEYYENRLKTFETYPKQMLPNKYELASAGLFYSGKSTYANVFRCHVKLSAWERSDCALREHFKWSPNCEYIRIVGAPQQIQYSGFGTITATRPSGGFGAFSSTTTGANLFANNRCSTNNLPNL, from the coding sequence ATGAACGTTTTAGACTGCACACCAATGAACCGAAACATGGAATATTACGAGAACAGACTGAAGACTTTCGAAACATACCCGAAACAAATGCTTCCAAATAAGTATGAGCTGGCAAGTGCCGGACTGTTTTACAGCGGAAAATCGACGTATGCGAATGTTTTTAGATGTCACGTGAAGTTGAGCGCTTGGGAAAGATCAGACTGCGCATTGAGGGAACACTTTAAATGGTCTCCAAACTGCGAATACATAAGAATAGTGGGAGCCCCTCAACAAATACAGTATAGTGGCTTTGGAACAATAACAGCAACGAGACCATCTGGTGGGTTTGGAGCGTTCAGTTCAACTACTACGGGGGCAAATTTGTTTGCCAATAATAGATGTAGTACAAATAACCTACCAAACTTATAA